The genomic window TGTAACAGATGCAGAGCTCTTGCTGCAATAGACATTTTCTGAATCTGAATAACCTAACGGATTAAAGTCTTACTTATTCAAAGCATACATTTATGCGTTGTTAAAGgagaaaatgaaatgaagaaaaccaaaaaaaaaaaaataatctctctattaatttcataaaatcacCCTTCTATCTACCCATTTCTTTTAGTCGAACACGACTACTATTTATTGGTTTGGCTGAAAGATGTAGGTGATACAAAAAACTGATAAATATTTACGACCAACCTGCGATAAGCGAAACCAGCACGGCGTACGCGCAAATTCTCCATCAAACCCAAATACTTCACTTGATGCAGAACCAGTTCATCGTCAAAGATTCCTGGCAGTTGCTGATCGTTTGGCTTGATGCAACGTATATAAGATGGTTCCTTGCACATAAGGATCTCCATGAGATTATTCAAGGAATTTCTAAACTGTGTGATAGCCGTGTCTGGGCGCTTCTTGTTCTTATACTCTGCCGCTGGGAAACAAGAGCGTATAATTTCATTATCTGATTTACTCATCGTCTCCTTCAAGTCACGGAATAAAAGATCGTTATTTTTATCGAGGAAACCGTTAACATTGTAAGTCACATCTCCAGCATAGTGCACCAAACGGAATTCATCACGTCCCATTGTCTTTTGCACTTGCGTTGAAGATTTCTCATGGCAAATGTAATGCGGATGTTTTGACAGTTTATCGGTGAGTTTAGCCAAGAAGGTGATATCAGTGGGTTCACCTGGACGCAGACATTCTTCATCCAATATAGATATGATACCCTTGTATTTCTCCTCAATCAAATTGCAAATGACTTTGTTGTCGAAATACTCGACTGCCACCCATTCAATGCCTTCGCGACGATATTCATCCTGTTCAGATTTCAATGTGAGCTCAATAAACAATTGCTGTAGCTTCTCATTGCAAAAATTAATGCAGAATTGTTCGAAACTATTCTTCTTGAAGATCTCAAAGCCATAGATATCTAAAATACCCATCACATTGTTGAGAGCGCCGCGCAAATCTTTAGCCTGTAGCGAAATATTTAAGCGTTGAACCAGCCAAGTGAACAGACGATCATAGATGGCCTTTGCTAGCGCATCGCGTGCGTAAATGGCCAAATCACGGTTCAAAGGTGAAGTGACCACATCGCCACGTGCATCGATTGTGCGATTTGTAAGCGCCGCGTGTAATTCCTTCTGATCTACATTTAGCAATTTGGCGATCGTGGTGACGGTCGCGGATTTCTCAACCTTCGCAATGCCTTCGGCTTCGGTGAAACTCACATTGCCCAAATGCAAAACACTGGctataatattgaatatttcattttgctCAGACTGCTTGAAGTCGATAACAGTCATGGCCTGTTGCACCACCTTAAAATCGCCGGCATCGTTTATGCCCTTTACCACACCATTTTGCTGCAAGAGTAAGTTAggattaataaattttcttcaaattcttGTTAAAAGTAATGCTTACCCCGTCGCTTAGGTAGTTATAATGGTCCAAAGAGCGTGTCAGCTCAAGCTGCTTCAATTGCTCTTCGCTAGCGCCAGCCAACAGTTgatagaaaatatgaaaattacgtTCACCACCATTTTGATTAACCACACGTGATTTCTCCAACAAATAATTGAGAATGTGTCCACCAATTGGTGTGCCGGAAAAGTCGAATTGTATATCCATATATTTGCCAAAACGCGAAGAATTGATATTGCGATTGGTTTTCGCATTTCCGAAAGCTTCCAACACCGGATTACTCTTTAGTAATTTTTCCTTAACACTTTCAACAGTGAACTGATGACCGGAGCAGGCGGCAATGTATTGCAATACCTTCTTGGAGGCCTCAGTCTTGCCGGAACCACTTTCgcctgaaatataaaaaagtgaatacAAGCTGTCGTCTTATACTATATAATACTAGTTAGTATggaatttataaaacaaaaataaacaaattcaaattaaatttgcatttggCCTCTCTCAGAAATTCAATGTTCTCTTCGTGAAGAagatatgtatgcaaattgCTTACGAGAACTTAGTAACTTTATTTAGTCACGATTATTTTAAAAGCAAGAAAgtatgttaacttcagttgcaccgGTGTTATGATACCCTTTTCAAAAGCAAAAGATtactttcaaaactttaatcggccagtttgtatggcagctaaatgctatagtttttcgatctgaacaatatattcggagcacttgattccgattgttcagtgtgtatgaaagctat from Bactrocera tryoni isolate S06 chromosome 5, CSIRO_BtryS06_freeze2, whole genome shotgun sequence includes these protein-coding regions:
- the LOC120777753 gene encoding unconventional myosin IC isoform X2; the protein is MERGLHDRDRAGVQDFVLLENIQSEEAFIGNLRKRFQENLIYTYIGQVLISVNPYKQLPIYSDNDIKEYRNKHFYEIPPHVFAVTDNAFRSLIEENKGQCVLISGESGSGKTEASKKVLQYIAACSGHQFTVESVKEKLLKSNPVLEAFGNAKTNRNINSSRFGKYMDIQFDFSGTPIGGHILNYLLEKSRVVNQNGGERNFHIFYQLLAGASEEQLKQLELTRSLDHYNYLSDGQNGVVKGINDAGDFKVVQQAMTVIDFKQSEQNEIFNIIASVLHLGNVSFTEAEGIAKVEKSATVTTIAKLLNVDQKELHAALTNRTIDARGDVVTSPLNRDLAIYARDALAKAIYDRLFTWLVQRLNISLQAKDLRGALNNVMGILDIYGFEIFKKNSFEQFCINFCNEKLQQLFIELTLKSEQDEYRREGIEWVAVEYFDNKVICNLIEEKYKGIISILDEECLRPGEPTDITFLAKLTDKLSKHPHYICHEKSSTQVQKTMGRDEFRLVHYAGDVTYNVNGFLDKNNDLLFRDLKETMSKSDNEIIRSCFPAAEYKNKKRPDTAITQFRNSLNNLMEILMCKEPSYIRCIKPNDQQLPGIFDDELVLHQVKYLGLMENLRVRRAGFAYRRTYETFLNRYKSLSKTTWPNFKGSAKEGVRILANDLHYGTDDYRLGETKIFIRFPKTLFDTEDAFQAKKHDIAAIIQSRWKGLVQRRKYLKLREQIITLQSYCRRYLAIKALQRRRDAATKIRAFIKGFITRNDAPNGYNDEFIANMKRMWLLRLAKQLPTKVLDQSWPSAPVHCQEASTYLHRLHRLHLARKYRLSLSSERKRQFELKVLAEKLFKDKKANYSASVPYWFQNDRIPKEHVAEINNFVANSLNGESLKYASPCTKYDRHGYKPRERFVLLSNKAFYVLDGKSYKQKHRLPLEKIDFVVTNHSDSLLVIRIPLELKKDKGDLILEIPYIVEFGTIVVDTVGTANIFSIVSRDSLEHNVVKGKGGVIDIQTGGEPGIVRDKGGHLVVIAGQ
- the LOC120777753 gene encoding unconventional myosin IC isoform X1: MTSESPTRPRMERGLHDRDRAGVQDFVLLENIQSEEAFIGNLRKRFQENLIYTYIGQVLISVNPYKQLPIYSDNDIKEYRNKHFYEIPPHVFAVTDNAFRSLIEENKGQCVLISGESGSGKTEASKKVLQYIAACSGHQFTVESVKEKLLKSNPVLEAFGNAKTNRNINSSRFGKYMDIQFDFSGTPIGGHILNYLLEKSRVVNQNGGERNFHIFYQLLAGASEEQLKQLELTRSLDHYNYLSDGQNGVVKGINDAGDFKVVQQAMTVIDFKQSEQNEIFNIIASVLHLGNVSFTEAEGIAKVEKSATVTTIAKLLNVDQKELHAALTNRTIDARGDVVTSPLNRDLAIYARDALAKAIYDRLFTWLVQRLNISLQAKDLRGALNNVMGILDIYGFEIFKKNSFEQFCINFCNEKLQQLFIELTLKSEQDEYRREGIEWVAVEYFDNKVICNLIEEKYKGIISILDEECLRPGEPTDITFLAKLTDKLSKHPHYICHEKSSTQVQKTMGRDEFRLVHYAGDVTYNVNGFLDKNNDLLFRDLKETMSKSDNEIIRSCFPAAEYKNKKRPDTAITQFRNSLNNLMEILMCKEPSYIRCIKPNDQQLPGIFDDELVLHQVKYLGLMENLRVRRAGFAYRRTYETFLNRYKSLSKTTWPNFKGSAKEGVRILANDLHYGTDDYRLGETKIFIRFPKTLFDTEDAFQAKKHDIAAIIQSRWKGLVQRRKYLKLREQIITLQSYCRRYLAIKALQRRRDAATKIRAFIKGFITRNDAPNGYNDEFIANMKRMWLLRLAKQLPTKVLDQSWPSAPVHCQEASTYLHRLHRLHLARKYRLSLSSERKRQFELKVLAEKLFKDKKANYSASVPYWFQNDRIPKEHVAEINNFVANSLNGESLKYASPCTKYDRHGYKPRERFVLLSNKAFYVLDGKSYKQKHRLPLEKIDFVVTNHSDSLLVIRIPLELKKDKGDLILEIPYIVEFGTIVVDTVGTANIFSIVSRDSLEHNVVKGKGGVIDIQTGGEPGIVRDKGGHLVVIAGQ